A genomic segment from Oncorhynchus keta strain PuntledgeMale-10-30-2019 chromosome 9, Oket_V2, whole genome shotgun sequence encodes:
- the LOC118378760 gene encoding apolipoprotein A-I-like gives MKVLVVLVLAVFTGCDANVLWQDQPKQQLDIVKDAFWDYVAMATLTADDALQKIRQSEVAHEVNTMITESADAVSQYTVAMRGQVTPLTQDLLAKLSQEAEKLKARLEKDLSALTAKLQPYSDELNADLLRQLEEMKRDVTTYAEALDSDALKASLLQKSEELKGSLEKSVQQLQAQLGPYTEELKQKMDQNLEEFQRSMIPLTQSFQTQLTQRTQEVQQNLAPYGEKLTKLDPLAQDLKAQLAVLWDSFTKKIQ, from the exons ATGAAGGTCCTCGTGGTGCTTGTGCTTGCTGTTTTCACTG GCTGCGATGCCAATGTTCTGTGGCAGGACCAGCCTAAGCAACAGCTGGACATTGTGAAAGATGCATTCTGGGACTATGTTGCCATGGCAACACTCACGGCTGACGATGCCCTGCAGAAGATCAGACAGTCAGAGGTGGCACACGAAGTCAA CACCATGATCACAGAGAGTGCTGATGCTGTGAGCCAGTACACTGTGGCCATGCGTGGTCAGGTGACTCCTCTGACTCAGGACCTGCTGGCCAAGCTTTCCCAGGAGGCTGAGAAGCTGAAGGCTCGTCTGGAGAAAGACCTGAGCGCCTTGACAGCCAAGCTGCAGCCCTACTCTGATGAGCTGAACGCGGACCTCCTGAGGCAGCttgaggagatgaagagggatgTGACCACCTATGCAGAGGCCCTGGACTCCGACGCGCTGAAGGCCTCTCTGCTCCAGAAGAGTGAGGAGCTGAAGGGAAGCCTGGAGAAGAGTGTGCAGCAGCTGCAGGCCCAGCTAGGCCCCTACACTGAGGAGCTGAAGCAGAAAATGGACCAGAACCTGGAGGAGTTCCAGAGGAGCATGATTCCTCTGACCCAAAGCTTCCAGACCCAGCTGACCCAGAGAACCCAGGAGGTCCAGCAGAACCTGGCCCCCTATGGAGAGAAGCTGACGAAGCTGGACCCATTAGCCCAGGACCTGAAGGCCCAACTGGCTGTTCTCTGGGACTCCTTCACCAAGAAGATCCAGTAA